Proteins from one Rosa chinensis cultivar Old Blush chromosome 7, RchiOBHm-V2, whole genome shotgun sequence genomic window:
- the LOC112176959 gene encoding hydroxyproline O-galactosyltransferase HPGT1, which translates to MHGRPSQNRLSSFQSRISALLLAMLSTMAVIYVAGRLWQDAEDRVYLIKEIDKRNSQGRSAISVDDTLKIIACREQQKKLSAVEMELAAARKEGFVPKSSSKNEKDDSKKKLLAVVGIFTTFGRNKNREAIRKAWMPTGAALKKLADEKGIVVQFVIGRSPNRGDSLDKQIDSESRQTKDFIVLDGQVEAYEEGPKKMKSFFIHAVESWDAEFYVKVNDDVFINIDVLGATLTTYLNKPRVYIGCMKSGEVFSEPTHKWYEPDWWKFGDTKSYPRHASGEMYAISRALAQFISINRSILHTYAHDDVSAGSWFIGLDVKHIDDRKFCCNSWSPGAICTAV; encoded by the exons atgcatgGCCGGCCATCGCAGAACCGGCTATCGTCTTTTCAGTCGAGAATTTCAGCTCTCCTCCTCGCCATGCTCTCCACCATGGCCGTAATTTACGTCGCCGGCCG TCTGTGGCAGGATGCTGAAGATAGGGTTTATTTGATTAAggaaattgataaaagaaaTAGTCAG GGTCGCTCTGCTATATCTGTGGACGATACGCTTAAGATTATAGCTTGCAG GGAGCAACAGAAGAAGTTGTCCGCCGTAGAGATGGAACTGGCTGCAGCAAGGAAAGAAGGGTTTGTTCCAAAGAGCTCGTCGAAAAATGAGAAGGATGATTCTAAGAAGAAGCTTCTAGCAGTTGTAGGAATTTTCACAACGTTTGGTCGCAATAAAAATAGGGAGGCAATTCGTAAGGCGTGGATGCCTACTG GTGCAGCATTGAAAAAATTGGCAGATGAAAAGGGCATCGTTGTGCAATTTGTAATTGGAAGAAG CCCAAATCGTGGAGACAGTTTGGACAAGCAAATCGACAGTGAAAGTAGGCAGACCAAAGACTTCATTGTTCTT GATGGTCAAGTAGAGGCATATGAGGAGGGTCCAAAAAAGATGAAATCATTCTTTATTCATGCTGTAGAGAGCTGGGATGCTGAGTTTTATGTCAAGGTCAATGATGatgtttttattaatattg ATGTCCTTGGAGCAACACTAACTACTTATTTGAATAAGCCTCGTGTCTACATTGGGTGCATGAAATCAGGCGAAGTTTTCTCTGAACC GACACACAAGTGGTATGAACCAGACTGGTGGAAATTTGGCGACACAAAATC ATACCCTAGACATGCATCTGGTGAAATGTATGCCATTTCTAGAGCATTAGCTCAGTTTATATCAATAAATAG GTCTATTCTTCATACATATGCTCATGATGATGTTAGTGCTGGATCATGGTTTATTGGGCTTGATGTGAAGCACATTGATGACCGAAAGTTTTGCTGCAACTCCTGGTCTCCAG GAGCAATCTGTACAGCTGTGTGA
- the LOC112176964 gene encoding V-type proton ATPase subunit E translates to MNDADVSKQIQQMVRFIRQEAEEKANEISVSAEEEFNIEKLQLVEAEKKKIRQEYEKKEKQVEVRKKIEYSMQLNASRIKVLQAQDDVVNAMKDAASKELLNVSKDHHGYAKLLKDLIIQSLLRLKEPAVLLRCRKDDVHLVESVLEAAAQEYAEKRDVHAPEILVDHTVYLPPAPTHYNPHVNSCSGGVVLASRDGKIVCENTLDARLDVVFRKKLPEIRRRLFGQVVA, encoded by the exons ATGAACGACGCCGATGTCTCGAAGCAGATCCAGCAGATGGTGAGGTTCATTCGCCAAGAAGCCGAGGAAAAGGCCAACGAGATCTCCGTCTCCGCCGAAGAA GAATTCAACATTGAGAAGTTGCAGCTGGTTGAggctgagaagaagaagatcaggcAAGAGtatgagaagaaagagaagcaagtCGAAGTCCGAAAGAAGAT TGAGTATTCCATGCAGCTCAATGCTTCTCGTATTAAAGTTCTTCAAGCTCAAGATGATGTAGTCAATGCCATGAAGGATGCTGCATCCAAGGAGCTCCTGAATGTGAGCAAAGATCACCATGGGTATGCAAAGCTTCTGAAAGATCTTATCATTCAG AGTTTGCTCAGGCTGAAAGAGCCTGCTGTTTTGTTGCGTTGTCGCAAAGATGACGTGCATCTGGTGGAGTCTGTTCTGGAAGCAGCAGCACAGGAATAtgcagagaaaagagatgttCATGCACCAGAGATTTTAGTTGACCATACTGTCTATCTTCCACCTGCTCCCACCCATTATAATCCCCATGTTAATTCCTG ttCTGGAGGTGTAGTCTTGGCTTCTCGAGATGGGAAGATCGTGTGTGAGAACACTCTCGATGCACGGTTGGATGTTGTATTCCGTAAAAAACTTCCTGAG ATCCGCAGAAGGCTCTTCGGTCAGGTTGTTGCATAA